The genomic interval CGGCGCCCTTCAGCTTGGCGTTGCGGGCGGTGATGACCGCCTTCTCGTGCTCGAGCTGACGGAGGTTCTGCTCGCTGGCCAGAACCGCCTTCTTGCGAGGCAGGAGGTAGTTGCGGCCGAAGCCGTCCTTCACGGTGACGAGCTCCCCGGACTTGCCGAGGTTCTCGATGTCCTCACGCAGAATGACCTTCATGTTCAGTCTCCTGTTGTGGACCCGGCGCTCAGCCGACCACCGCGTTGTAGGGGAGCAGCGCGATGCCACGGGCGCGCTTGATGGCCGTGGCCACCTCGCGCTGGTGCTTCGCGCAGTTGCCGGAGATGCGGCGGGGGATGATCTTGCCGCGCTCGGTGACGAAGTACTTCAGCGTCGCCTGGTCCTTGAAGTCCACCGACGCGTTCTTCTCCGCGCAGAACCGGCAGATCTTCTTGCGGCTGAAGCCACGGCCACCGCCGCGCTTCTCGTCGTCGCCGCCCATGCCGCGGTCGCCACGGTCTCCGCCGCGGTCACCACGGTCTCCGCCGCGGTCACCGCGAGGGCCACCGCCGCCGAAGCCACCACTGCGGCCGCCCGCCGCCGAAGAGCCCGTCTTGCTGTCCATACCGTTGCTCATGAAAATTCTCGTTTCCTGGATAGGTCCCTAGAGAATGTCCCAGGTGGCGCTCAGGCCTCCTCGGACGACTCCTCCTCCGACTCGCCACCGGACTCCTCGCTGCTGTCGCCGCGGAAGCCACCGTCGCGCTCGGACGAAGCGCCAGGACGCGTCTCCTCGACGTCGCCGGCCAGCTTCAGGTCCTCGAGGACCGGGCGCGTCTCGGGGTCCACCTCGTCCGCGATCTTCACGGAGATGTAGCGGGTGACCTCATCGAGGTTCTTCAGGTTGCGCTCAATCTCGGCCACCAGCTTCGCGCCGCCCAGGTAGCTGGCGTGCACGTAGATGGCGCGGGGCTGCTTGGCCACGGGGAACAGGGTCTTCTTCTTGCCCCACACCGTGAAGCGGAGGACCTTGCCACCATCGCGGCTGACGATGCCACGGACGCGCTCCTTGAGCTTGTCCACGTTGTCGTCCGTCAGGTCCGGCTTGACCAGGAAGATGGTCTCGTACTCACGAAGCCGCTGGGCGGCCTGCGTCTCTGCCATGTTTTCTCTCCCCTTGGGGTCGAGTGCCCCCTGGACAATCCAAGGAGCGGGGAAACGGCGAGTAGCTCGAAGAGCCACCACCGGGAACGGGAAACCGCGCGCCCGTCACCCTCGCGCTACGTCCCGTGTACCAACACGGGAAGCTGAAAAAGAACATCCCGCCGGAGCTTCCAGCGAGCGAACGGGCCTTCTAGGAGGGCCCCCCGGGCAAGTCAAGCTCCCGGAAAGCCCGCCCGCCCATTCTCCAGGCGCGCCAGCCGCTCACGCCTTCCGGTTGAACCGGTTCATCGCCACCGACAGCCCGTCCCGCACCCAGCACTCCGTCACGTCCACGGCCCGGGCGATCAGCTCGTCCAACTGGCGGCGCTCCCCGTCGTCGAAGTTGGACAGGACGTAGCCGGCCACGCGCTCACGGGCGTTGGGGCCCGCCGGCTTGTCGATGCCGAAGCGCAGGCGGACGAAGGCCTCCGAGCCCAGGCTGGAGACGATGCTCTTGAGGCCGTTGTGACCTCCGCTGCCGCCGCCCGCCTTGAGCTGCAGCCGGCCCAGCGGCAGGTCCAACTCGTCGTGGATGACCAGCACGTCCTCGGGGGCGACCTTGTAGAACCGCGCCGCCTCCGCCACCGAGCGGCCGGACAGGTTCATGAAGGTCTGCGGCTCCAGGAAGAGGATGCGCTCGCCCCCGAGTGTCCCCTGGCCCACCTTGGCGGCGAACTTCTCCTGGTTCAGCTCCGCGCGCGCGCGCGACAGCATCGCCTCCACCACCATGAAACCGATGTTGTGCCGGTGCCGCTCGTACTCGCGCCCCGGGTTGCCCAACCCACAGATGAGCTTCATGAAAGCTCCAAAAAGAAACGGGGCCGGGCCCCAGAGAGGCCGGCCCCGTGTCCAGGGTACACCGGAAGCGGATTACTTCTTCGCGGGAGCCTTGGCCGCGGCCGCGGGGGCCGCCGCCTTGTCGCCACCCTTCGCCGCGGGAGCCGCCGCGGGGGCCGCCGCAGCCGCCGCCTGGGGAGCCGCCTCGGCCGCCTCGGGCGCGCTGAGCACCGCGATGGTGTAGTTGACGTTCGTCTTGATGGAGACGCCCGCCGGCAGCTTGATGTCGTTGACGTGCATGGCCTCGGCGATCTTCAGCGCCGTGACGTCCGCCTCGATGCGCTCCGGGATGGCGCCCGGCAGGGCCCAGACCTCGAGCTCGCGGCGGGCCTGGGTGAGCAGACCGCCGTCCGCCACGCCCTGCGCCTTGCCCGTGAGCACGAGCGGCACGTTCACCTTCACCGCCTCGTTCTCACGCACGCCGATGAAGTCCACGTGCAGGATGTCGCGGGTGACGGGGTCCATCTGGTAGTCCTTCAGGAGGACCTGGTGGGTGCCGTCGGCCAGCTTCAGCTGGATGAGGGTGTTGAACTTGTGCGGCGTGTTGATGGCCGCGCGGACCGCCTTGGGGTCCACGGCGAGGTGCACCGGCTTCTGCACGTGCTTGCCGTACACCACGGCGGGGACCAGGCCCTGGGCGCGCAGACGGCGGGCAAAGCCCTTGCCGGAACCTTCACGCGACTTCGCCTCGAGGGTGCTCTTCTCGGTGGACATTGAGAATCCTTGGGAATGGGTGCTGCGGTTGTCACCGGTGCCCTGGCGCCCTCGGCATCCCGCCCCAGTGGCGGGCCCCGAAGACGGCGCCCATGAAGTGAAGGGAACCCGTGGAGGGGGCGGGACATGCCAGCCCCCTGACTCGGAGTCAAGTCGCCCGGCGGACGGGCGACGGGCGGCTCAGACGAACAGCGAGCTGAGCGAGTCGGCCCGGTGGATGCGGGCGATGGCTTCGCCGAAGAGGCGCTCGGTGTTGAGCACGCGAATCTTCGAGCACGCCTGCGCCGCGGGCGCCAGCTGCACCGTGTCCGTGAAGACGACCTCTTCCAGCACGGAGTCCTGGATGCGCTGGATGGCGGGGCCGGAGAGGATGGGGTGCACGGCGTAGGCGACGACGCGGCGCGCGCCCTTGGCCTTGAGCGCCGCGGCGGCCTGGGTGAGCGTGCCGGCGGTGTCCACCATGTCGTCCACCAGCACCGCGTCCTTGCCGGACACGTCGCCGATGAGGTTCATCACCTCGGACGCGTTGGGGCGCGGGCGGCGCTTGTCGATGATGGCCAGGCCCGTGTTCAGCCGCTTGGAGTAGGCGCGCGCGCGCTCCACGCCGCCGGCGTCGGGCGAGACGATGACGAGCTCCTGCGACTCCGGGAAGCGCTTGCGCAGGTCCTCCAGGAACACCGGCGAGCCGTAGAGGTGGTCCGAGGGGATGTTGAAGAAGCCCTGAATCTGGCCCGCGTGCATGTCCATGGACACCACGCGCCCGGCGCCCGCGACCTCCAGGAGGTCCGCGATGAGCTTGGCGGTGATGGGCGTGCGCGGCGCCACCTTCCGGTCCTGCCGCGCGTAGCCGTAGTACGGCATCACCGCGGTGATGGAGCCGGCGCTCGCCCTCTTCAGGGCGTCGCACATGATGAGCAGCTCCATCAGGTGGTCATTGGCCGGCGGGCACGTGGACTGGAGGATGAACACGTCCTGACCGCGGACGTTCTCTCCGATCTCCACGTGAATCTCTCCGTCGGAGAAGCGGCCCACTTCTGCCTTGCCGAGGGGGCGCTTGAGGTACTCGCAGATTCGGTGAGCCAGGCCGGGATTCGAGTTCCCGGCGAAGATCTTGAAGTCGCGCGGCAGCATGATGGGGCCGCTGACTAACCTGGACACGGGCGGATGGGAAGAACGTTAGTCGAGATCTGCTGGCATCGGAGCGAGCGTCCCGGCTTGCGCCTGATGGAGGTGCCGCTCGTACTCGATGAGAATGACGCGCTCCATCTGGCTGCGTGTATCCGCGTTGAGCGGGTGGGCTATATCCTTGTACGTCCCATCCTTGCGCTTCTTCGCCGGCATCGCGATGAACAGCCCCGAGGAGCCGTGGATGACCTTCAAGTCGCGAATGACGAAGCAGTGATCCAGGGTGATGGTGACGTACGCCTTGAGCTTGTCCTCTTCGACCGGAAACACCCGGACGTCGGTGATGTTCATGGTCCCCCCCCGAACCCGAAAGGTCGGAGCTGGCGGGAAGCCTGGGACATACCGGGTGCAAAATGCAAGGGTATGGTGATGGCTTTTGATCGCGATTGTTCCACTCGCTCACAGTCCAGAGGAGCGAGCGGGACTACCCAAGGGCTCCCGGCCAATGCAGAACCAGGTGGGTCAGAAAAGCCAGATGGTAGATGACGATGATGCCGTACACGACGGCGCCCGCGCGGATGGCGATGCGGCTGGCGCGCAGCCGGCGGTGAAGGCACAACAGCCACAGGCCCGCATTCACGATGAGCAGCTTGGCGAACATGAAGAAGAGCGGTGACTGTTCGTAGGCCAGGCGCATCAGCGGGTTGAGCTCTTCGGCCACGCCGAGCTGAAGGAAGAGCAAGGTGAACAGGCCGTCCATGAGGTTGAGCATCAGCAGCGCCACGGATGCGGGTGACGCGTAATAGGAAGCCCGCTCGCTCCGGACCGCGCCTCGAACCTGCTCCACCACCGTCGTCGCCACGCGCCACCCCCCTGGGTCCGACCTCGCCGGTGGTTCCTTTCAAGCCGCTTGCCAAGCAAGACGGGCGGCGCGTGGACTCCGGGCGGGAAGCCGGGCGCACCCGTGGGCGCACCTTTCACGAGGACGCGGTTGGCGGTTGACTCCCGCGGGGGGGTGACAGACTATCCGCGCCCCTCCGCCCCCAGGCCAGGCGAGCGTCCCTTGCACCAATTCCCCAAAGATATCGGGTGGATAGAGGTCATCTGCGGTTCCATGTTCTCCGGCAAGACGGAGGAGTTGATCCGCCGCGTCCAGCGCGCCGTGTACGGCAAGCAGAAGGTGCAGGTCTTCAAGCCTCGCATCGACAACCGGTACGACGAGACGCAGGTGGTGAGTCACTCCAAGTTGAAGGTGACTTCCACTCCGTTGGAGCGGGCTGAAGAGATTTTTTACAAGCTGGAGCCCGACACCCAGGTGGTGGGAATCGACGAGGTGCAGTTCTTCGGCGCCGAGGTCGTCGCGGTGGTGGAGGCGTTGGCCAACAAGGGCTTGCGCGTCATCTGCGCGGGATTGGACCAGGACTACCAGGGGCGCCCCTTCGAGCCCATGCCGCAGCTGATGGCGGTGGCGGAGTACGTGACGAAGGAGCTGGCCATCTGCGTGGTTTGCGGCAATCCGGCCAATCGCTCCCAGCGCATCGTGTCCAGTGGTGAGCGCGTCGTCGTGGGCGCGGCCGGGGCGTATGAGCCGCGGTGCCGCAAGTGTCATGTGCCCGAGCCCACCGAGGGCACGCCGCCCCAGACGCTCGAGTTGTTCGACTGACACACACGGCCTCGGCCACGGGGTTGGGGCACGAGAGGAACCCGGCGAATGCGTGACACCCTGTACGCGAACGTGCCCTTCCAGTTGAACGAGATGACCCATCACTATGGACGAAACGTCCATCTGGTCGGCAATCCGTTCCTGCTCTCCCAACTGGCCACGCTGTGCGCCAAGGGTGTCATCCAGCCGCAGATCAACCGGCTGGTGGAGACGCTCTACGTCGACCTGGTGAAGACGGTGGTGAACGCGGAGTTCCCCCGGAAGATGGTGAGCCTGCCCACGCGGATGATTGATTACACACCGCAAGGGCTCTACCAGGGCGAGGTCATCGACCCGCAGGTCCGGGTGGTGACGGTGAACATCGCGCGGGCGGGCACGCTGCCGTCGCAGGTGACGTACGACTTGCTCAACGCCACGGTGGACCCGACGGTGGTGCGTCAGGACCACATCATCATGAGCCGCATGATTGACGCGGCCGAGTCGGTGGTGGGCTCGCAGATTGGCGGCGCGAAGATTGGCGGGGACGTGGATGACGCCTTCGTGCTCTTCCCGGACCCGATGGGCGCCACGGGTGGCAGCCTGTCCACGGCCATCAAGCTCTACAAGGAGAAGGTGCCCGGCACCCCCCGGCGCATCATCACCCTGAATCTCATCGTCACGCCGGAGTACTTGCGGAAGATGACGACGGACCACCCGGACGTCATCATCTACGCGCTCCGGTTGGACCGGGGCCTGTCTCCTCCGGAGGTGTTCGGCACGGCGCCGGGCGCGCTCTGGGAGAAGGAGCGAGGCCTGGATGACCGGCAGTACATCGTCCCCGGAGGCGGCGGCTTCGGGGAGATCATGAACAACGCCTACGTGTAGCGCGGAGGAGACCTTGGCGTTCTACGAGCAGGAAGTCGGAGTCCTGATTCCCGAGGACAAGCTGCAGGCGCGCGTGCGGGAGCTGGGCGCGCAAATCACCCGGGACTACGCGGGCAAGGAGCTCACGCTCGTCTGTGTGCTCAAGGGCTCCACGTTCTTCGCCATGGACCTGGCGCGAGCGGTGGACCTGCCGCTCACGCTGGAGTTCCTGGGCGTGTCCAGCTACCAGGGTGGCACGGAGACGACGGGCGAGGTGCGCATCACCACCGACGTCAGCAAGCCCATGGCGGGCAAGCACCTGCTCATCATCGAGGACATCATCGACACGGGGCTCACCATGAGCTTCCTGCTGGAGAACCTGCGGGCCCGGCACCCGGCGTCGCTGAAGCTGTGCTCGCTGTTGGAGAAGCCGTCGCGCGCCCGGACGAAGATTGACATCGACTACAAGGGCTTCGTCATCGACGACCACTTCGTGGTGGGCTACGGCCTGGACTACGCAGAGAAGCTCCGCAACGTGCCATTCATTGGCGTGATGAAGGGCAAGTAGTCCGGGCGTCTCCCGCCGCCGCGCGGGGAGCAGGTCGGCTCCTCGCGTGGTGGGGCATCCAGGTCAGGGGAGGCGAAGCACCAGGCGCTTCGCGCGGGTTTCCGCCCTCCGGACGTGGCAGGCGTTGCATTGTTGTCACCAGAACGAGCATGCGCAGCTTCCAGGGGGAACTGCTGGTGCCGCGGGGCGCTGGACGCGAGGGCTCGTGTCCGGGTGCGCGTGGCCCAATGAGGGTGCGCATGCGTTCATCCACGGACAGGAAGGCCCCGGCCGCCGCCATCGCGGCCAAGGGCAATGAAGCGATGAGGAAGTACGTGGCCGAGTTCGTCGGGACGTTCGTCCTGGTGCTCGGCGGCGTGGGAGCGGCCGTGCTGGCGGGGGACCGCATCGGTTTCCTGGGCGTCGCGTTTGCCTTTGGCCTGTCGCTGCTGGCCATGGTGTATGTCATTGGCCCCATCTCCGGCTGCCACGTCAATCCGGCGGTGACGGTGGGGTTGTCCCTGGCGGGCAAGTTCGAGAACAAGCACATCCTGGGCTACATCGTGGCGCAGTGTCTGGGCGCCTTCCTGGCGGCGGGGGTGGTGCTGGCCATCGCGAAGGGCATTCCCGGGGGCTACCAGGCGTCCATCTCCGGATTGGGCTCCAACGGGTATGGGATGGCGTCTCCGGAAGGGTACAGCGCGGGGGCGGCCTTCCTGA from Myxococcus stipitatus carries:
- the rpsR gene encoding 30S ribosomal protein S18, with protein sequence MSNGMDSKTGSSAAGGRSGGFGGGGPRGDRGGDRGDRGGDRGDRGMGGDDEKRGGGRGFSRKKICRFCAEKNASVDFKDQATLKYFVTERGKIIPRRISGNCAKHQREVATAIKRARGIALLPYNAVVG
- the rpsF gene encoding 30S ribosomal protein S6 produces the protein MAETQAAQRLREYETIFLVKPDLTDDNVDKLKERVRGIVSRDGGKVLRFTVWGKKKTLFPVAKQPRAIYVHASYLGGAKLVAEIERNLKNLDEVTRYISVKIADEVDPETRPVLEDLKLAGDVEETRPGASSERDGGFRGDSSEESGGESEEESSEEA
- the pth gene encoding aminoacyl-tRNA hydrolase, giving the protein MKLICGLGNPGREYERHRHNIGFMVVEAMLSRARAELNQEKFAAKVGQGTLGGERILFLEPQTFMNLSGRSVAEAARFYKVAPEDVLVIHDELDLPLGRLQLKAGGGSGGHNGLKSIVSSLGSEAFVRLRFGIDKPAGPNARERVAGYVLSNFDDGERRQLDELIARAVDVTECWVRDGLSVAMNRFNRKA
- a CDS encoding 50S ribosomal protein L25/general stress protein Ctc, giving the protein MSTEKSTLEAKSREGSGKGFARRLRAQGLVPAVVYGKHVQKPVHLAVDPKAVRAAINTPHKFNTLIQLKLADGTHQVLLKDYQMDPVTRDILHVDFIGVRENEAVKVNVPLVLTGKAQGVADGGLLTQARRELEVWALPGAIPERIEADVTALKIAEAMHVNDIKLPAGVSIKTNVNYTIAVLSAPEAAEAAPQAAAAAAPAAAPAAKGGDKAAAPAAAAKAPAKK
- a CDS encoding ribose-phosphate pyrophosphokinase, giving the protein MLPRDFKIFAGNSNPGLAHRICEYLKRPLGKAEVGRFSDGEIHVEIGENVRGQDVFILQSTCPPANDHLMELLIMCDALKRASAGSITAVMPYYGYARQDRKVAPRTPITAKLIADLLEVAGAGRVVSMDMHAGQIQGFFNIPSDHLYGSPVFLEDLRKRFPESQELVIVSPDAGGVERARAYSKRLNTGLAIIDKRRPRPNASEVMNLIGDVSGKDAVLVDDMVDTAGTLTQAAAALKAKGARRVVAYAVHPILSGPAIQRIQDSVLEEVVFTDTVQLAPAAQACSKIRVLNTERLFGEAIARIHRADSLSSLFV
- the spoVG gene encoding septation regulator SpoVG; translated protein: MNITDVRVFPVEEDKLKAYVTITLDHCFVIRDLKVIHGSSGLFIAMPAKKRKDGTYKDIAHPLNADTRSQMERVILIEYERHLHQAQAGTLAPMPADLD
- a CDS encoding DUF5658 family protein, with translation MATTVVEQVRGAVRSERASYYASPASVALLMLNLMDGLFTLLFLQLGVAEELNPLMRLAYEQSPLFFMFAKLLIVNAGLWLLCLHRRLRASRIAIRAGAVVYGIIVIYHLAFLTHLVLHWPGALG
- a CDS encoding thymidine kinase produces the protein MHQFPKDIGWIEVICGSMFSGKTEELIRRVQRAVYGKQKVQVFKPRIDNRYDETQVVSHSKLKVTSTPLERAEEIFYKLEPDTQVVGIDEVQFFGAEVVAVVEALANKGLRVICAGLDQDYQGRPFEPMPQLMAVAEYVTKELAICVVCGNPANRSQRIVSSGERVVVGAAGAYEPRCRKCHVPEPTEGTPPQTLELFD
- a CDS encoding uracil phosphoribosyltransferase, whose translation is MRDTLYANVPFQLNEMTHHYGRNVHLVGNPFLLSQLATLCAKGVIQPQINRLVETLYVDLVKTVVNAEFPRKMVSLPTRMIDYTPQGLYQGEVIDPQVRVVTVNIARAGTLPSQVTYDLLNATVDPTVVRQDHIIMSRMIDAAESVVGSQIGGAKIGGDVDDAFVLFPDPMGATGGSLSTAIKLYKEKVPGTPRRIITLNLIVTPEYLRKMTTDHPDVIIYALRLDRGLSPPEVFGTAPGALWEKERGLDDRQYIVPGGGGFGEIMNNAYV
- the hpt gene encoding hypoxanthine phosphoribosyltransferase, which gives rise to MAFYEQEVGVLIPEDKLQARVRELGAQITRDYAGKELTLVCVLKGSTFFAMDLARAVDLPLTLEFLGVSSYQGGTETTGEVRITTDVSKPMAGKHLLIIEDIIDTGLTMSFLLENLRARHPASLKLCSLLEKPSRARTKIDIDYKGFVIDDHFVVGYGLDYAEKLRNVPFIGVMKGK
- the aqpZ gene encoding aquaporin Z, with the translated sequence MRSSTDRKAPAAAIAAKGNEAMRKYVAEFVGTFVLVLGGVGAAVLAGDRIGFLGVAFAFGLSLLAMVYVIGPISGCHVNPAVTVGLSLAGKFENKHILGYIVAQCLGAFLAAGVVLAIAKGIPGGYQASISGLGSNGYGMASPEGYSAGAAFLTEVALTFLLVLTVLGATDARAPVGFAGLAIGLVLTLIHLVGIPVTNTSVNPARSLGPALFAGGTALGQLWLFIIAPLLGSGLAAAVYRTLFRPVAAISARTAERSLDAQRAERIAEDRGDRTHHPV